A window of Dermacentor andersoni chromosome 4, qqDerAnde1_hic_scaffold, whole genome shotgun sequence genomic DNA:
TGATTAGTTATTCTTACAGCGTTCTAGTTTTAGCCTGCATATTCACTCACTGATTGATGTCACCTATTTTTCAGATGGAGTGACTTACGTGCACCCAATGTTTGTCAACAGCTGGGTGGACGATGTCAAGGCGTGGCCAAGTGTGTCTAGTGCCCACATTGTGTGCTACCTCATCAAGAGCAAGGCGTGTGACCTCAAAGAAGCTGAGACATACAAAAGCCTAGACTCCTACAATTTTGTACAGAGTGGCTGGGTGGGCCAggtgctttgtcacaatgttaaCGCAGACTTAGTGTACCTCAAGGCGGATGTTCGACCATCGCAGGCCATAAATCAAAAGCCTTGGACAGCATGGGCTTGCGTAAGGCACACCGGACAGGTGATCACTGCTGGTTGCTCGTGTATGGCTGGGAAAGCAAGGGTTTGCAGCCATGTTGGTGCACTATTGTGGAAAGTCGATATGGCTGTCGCCTCGGGAATGACCGGCACATCATGTACTGACCAAACAGCTCAGTGGAACAGGGGAACAAAGAGGAATGTGGAACCTGTCCTGCTTGAAGATATGGACTTTAAGCTGCAAAAACGAACTTTGGACTCCGAAAACAAGGCCCCAAAACCCACACGAAAGTTTCATCACTTCGGAAATGATGTAGAGCTGATGAACCACATTGGGAGGAAACCATTTTCAGATCTCTTCAACATTCCTGGTGAGGGCACATTTCTTCCAACATGAAATGAGTGCAGTTGTATTAAGTGAAATTCCTTAAAATTACAGCGGCGGTTGTTCCTTGAAACCCTATATTTTTTGCCACTGTATGGCACCAGTATGTTTTTTGGCATCGACACGCATACGTTAGGAGACTGACGGGTTATTTGTTGCCATTTATTTAACCTAATGGTAATGCAGATTGTGATAGGTGTTGGTGCCTGTCAAATACAGTAGATATCATGTTTGGTTATTGCACATCATTATATATACAAGTGGTGTTAGCCGGCACAGTGCAGTGTGAATTGTGTGTAATCGCTTCATATCTTGCAGGTACCTTGCTTCATAGTACATTGAATGCGGCTGCTTGGGACCCACGTGCTACTGATCTGCCAAGCCAGCCTCGCCACTCACATACAGACCCTTTGGAACTCCCGAAAGGCTGCGACCCTTGCAGAGTATTTTATCAAAAGTTTGTTATGCTTTCGAATGAAGGACGGGCTTCCCTTGAATTTGCCACTAGGGAACAGGGGTGCCCGCTATGGCGCATGGCCAGGCGCCTTCGCATAACTGCATCAAATGTGAAGCGGGTTCCTAAAAGGGAAAGCACTGATCCCTCGAAAGCTGTTTCTGCGCTTTGAAATCCAGGCTTTACCGGTAATGCTGCCACAAAGTATGGGCTGAAGTATGAAGCCATTGCAAGAGTAGCATTTACGAGGAAGACTGGTTTGGCTGTAGCGCAGTCGGGTATGGTAGTGAGCAGTACACATCCTTGGCTGCCTGCAAGCCCTGATGGCATCTGTGCTGATGATGCTCTAGTTGAGATCAAGTGTCCCACAGTTTCAGATTGCACGGTATTAATTGAAAAGGGAAAGTATGACGTTAAGCTTGTGAATGGGGAACCTGTGCTTTGTCCAGGTAGCAAAAATGGTTACTATGACCAAGTGCAGTTTAGCATGTTTTGCTGTGGCAAAAGCACCTGCTATTTTTATGTGTGGTCGGCTGAAAGTGATGTCATTGTAAATGTGCCTATTGACACACGGTACATTGAACAGAACTTGAAGAGGCTCAAAACATTCTACTTTTTGCATCTCCTGCCTCACCTTGAGGACCTACATTATAAAAAAAAGCTGGCTATGTGCAAAAAGTATGACGAGATTTGCGATTTGTGATGATCAAGTGAAATTTTATTTGTTCATAATGTCTGCTTCATTGGACCCATCCAAGTATATTGAATGAATAAAGAAACATTTAACCACATTTTAACACCTTGGCTTCAAATCACTTCCATAAGCTTCACAGGTACGAAACCAGTGAGGTtacaaaaaattggcagtggcttagctcggctatgccaggatatacgtagcgaaagctaaggcatagcatggttagccttggttaatcttgattgcaagtccaggttgcAAGTCCCGGCcaataaagctttcgctttaaaacgacCTTAGATAAGTTTACCCTACTCACTTCTCAGAGTGCTTAAGGCTAAATTAAAGTACATACGGGACATTTATGCTTTTGTCTGTTCGTTGATGAGCGGGCGTTTAAGGTTACAGAGTCCTGCACAAACAAGCACAATTTTGCTGGCATACTTTCTTGACTTGATGGGCAGTACTTGCTTGAAAATTCTGTACTCTTCCACTCCACATGTCTTTACAATGTATTTGTCTGATGCCCTGCCTCCATACACATCTTACACAAACATTATAAATCCATTTGGTGCTATGACGGTAAGAAATTTCATCGTGTTTGCACCCTTGTATTGGCTGTAACTTTGGGATCTGGCCATCAGTTTCTGTGGCCTTTGCATTAGTGCTTCAGTGCAGTCGAATATGCATGTTGTATGACTGTACTCGCTGTTTCTGAAACTCTCAGGCATGCTTGCCCGCAACCTTGAGCGGGGAAGCCACACAACAACTTCTTGCATGATCTTCACCAGGTCGTCCAGCACTCTCGAAAATGTTCTAGAAACATAAGCTACAGAGACCTCGAACCGTCTTGCTAAATCTCCACAAAGGCGGCCAAGTCTAAGCCTCATGCGTGTCAATAACAGCTGGTCTTCGATGGTCAAGAGCTTGCGAATTGTCTTGTCTTGAGTCTTCAGTGCTGACACGAGCTTGTCAAATGCAGCCACAGAAATGCCAGTGTAAAAAAGAATGTCATCACTGGTCAGTGTTCAATAGGAAATAGTTCTCATGGTCATAGAAAGTCTCGTGCTGGTGTAGGAATGGTCAGCTGGTGGCAGTTCCCATTGTGTGGAGCTATCTTTCATCACTTACAAGAAAGTGGAAAGGCATGTCATGATGTAGAACACGTTAACATTACAAAATATTACCTTTGTATTTTTCCTTGTCATGATGTGCTCGGTTTTGCTTACGTGAATCTGACAAAATGACAGTTTTGTGAGAAACTTAAACACGTCATCCGGCAACTCAAATAATCTGCGTGCATACTTACGTCAACTTCGTGATCTGATGTTAAGCTCCCACAAACTTCATTTTCTGCAACACTGCTGTCTGGAGTAGCTACACCATGAGTGAAAGCCTGTAAACAAAGCACAGCAGCAATCATCATTGCAGTGTCACACAGGAAGTAGACATGATCATGTGGAGAGGACAGTGCCTGTACACTCAAATCTGGTTCCTTATCCAATGTACATCTGAATAGTGAATTTCCAATGTGAAGGGAAACCTGCAGAAGAAATTGGCAGCTCAGTTCCACTTGAAGCAGCATATGAAAAAGCCTAGATTGTCCTGACAACTCACATCTGGTTCACAAACTGTGCCAGAGCTGGGAAACGTATCTTCATTGCAGTGAGCCTATGAAAGGAGAAACCATGTGAATGTGTGTACTTCTTAAACAGGCACCGTGTTCAGAAGCCTAGACTGGCTGTGTGAGCACTTACATCTTCATTCCCCGAAACATTGTTGAATGATGTGGTTTCTATGTGTGCTGCAGCCTGTTGAAGTTGAGTTATCTTTAAATATGACAATATAAGGAGGCAGAAGAATTTGCACGACTGCTTACTCTTTCATAATGTGTAAAGAATTGAACAGCACTTGTGCCAATAAGTGGTGCAGGAGGTCACTTACAGCTGGTTCACTTTCAAATGCATCAGTGAACACTGCAGGCTCACTGTGGGAAGTCTCCTGTTGAGAGAACGATTGCAACAGTTGGCATGGTTTTATCGTGTCTGGTGTACCTGTAAGCTTAAGCTGTTGGCATGATTGCTTACTTCTGTTTCCTGACATGCACAAGCGCTGTCTAGAATTGTCTCGGCACTATCTCCAACCTGGTATGGGTAGGACACATAACAGTGAGCACATATTCTCAGTGATAGTATGTCAAGACAGTGAATGCCTACTCACATATTCCAAACTGTCCAAAAGAGAGGTCAATGTGGAAGCTTGTGCATCATAAGTGACCTGTAAAAACACATCAATAGCTTTAAGCCTGTTGCATTGACAGAACTTCCGCTGGCCTACATAGTTATGAAAACTTCACAGCGCGGGAAAGACCTAGTTGGGGCATTTCCAGTAAGTGAAGTTACTTGTAGGCAAAACATCAACTAGCTAAGTTCTTGTTCTCAAAGACAAGCTTGTTTAACAAACGAAATATGCTCCCGTATTGTGGTACGCAGCATACTTAAATCTTTCTCGTGACTAATTGGCTACATTGTTCTTATAACGACACACACACCGGCTATTTTCCATAGTTCAATTCACTGGTATGTTCAGATTCTGACAAATTAGACCAAAGAAAAGCCTTACACTCTGTGAAGGAACCTGACGTGACTCTTCATCTCGTGTGTCTCTGCTCGTTTTTCTCTGgaatggaaataaatcattatCAGCCACACAGTGACAACAATCTGTACACTTGCCTTCCGCTTAGTTGGTGCTGGCGTATTTTCGTCACGGTTCAGGCGTCTGCGCCCAAAGCTAACCTGAAATATTACGAAGCTTTTTTATTATCGCAGCTAAAGATTCGTGGcttttatgtgccaaagccaTTGACAAAATTATGAAACGCACTGCACTAGAGACGAACTTATTAATTCTGACAACCCGAAGTTGTCAGACCACCCAAGCATTAGTACAGGAGCGTTTTTGCGGTTTGCCTCCATAGAAATGTCGCCGCCTCGGCTGCGTATCGGCACCGCGACTTCGGCCTTGGCAGTGAAACGCCTTAACCGCTAGGCCACCGCAGCAAATCTATTATCGCAGTCAAGAACGGAGGCTTCGATTCAGCAACAATTACTGAGAGATCGCCACGGACAAGCGAATCGACGAAGATGTAAAAAGTTAACGTCTCACCAGTTAGATATCGTGTCCTCCGCACCGATAGCATGTAGCCTAGCTCAATTGTAACATTTCACAGCACCACTATCGAGCATGAAACTGCGGCACGTTTCCTATTCAGGTTCGGCAGAAATCGAGGGGCAGAAATAGCTACGAGCTACGGTACATGACTTCAAAGCTTTTTCACTAGAGCTGTAAAGGCCAAATGTCTAAGGCAATAATTACACGAAATGCGGTGCTTTAGAACGGGTCAGGTAGCGATGAACAAGTGTTCACTTACCTTTCGCTGGTAACCCAAGTTCAGCATCGGCAGCGGGTTGTCTCCGTGCGTTTTCCATCAACGAAATGCGCAGAACACAGACGTGAATTTCTGTTTGGCACGAAGTCTTTCCTGTTTATCAGAGCAGTCCACTGACGACCCAAGTCGACGTTCGCGGGGAAGCGGTGCAACAGAAACATATCGCAACCACATTGCTCCTTCTTCACAGCGTGTTTTTCGCACAAGCTATCCGCGATATTCTTTCGTTTTCGCTGGTTGTTGCCACAACCCACCACTACACAGTGCTGACCGGACGACGTAGGCGCGGTGAAAGGCATCTCTACTGTTAACCAGCGCACGCAAAAAGGAGAAAACACATTGAAACAGGCACGAGTCAGCTTCTGTCGAGCAAATTTAACAGCCCAATGCAAGAGGGCCACTCTGGGTTACCGGAAACGGAAACGGCGAATCGAACGCAGTGCTCCTGGTTCGAGAGTATCCCCGCTATCTCCGTAAAATCGTGTATAAATCGCAACTTAAACTGTGGGACGAAGGAAGATGCTTTCGGTGCACATGTTGGCCAAGTCATTACTGAGAAGGGGGTTCGTAGCAGGAAGGTTATTGCCAATGAAATGCTTATATAAAGTTCTGCGAGAGCGCCACCAGTATACATTCTGTTTTCGCGCATTATTTCTTCTGGAGACGCGTTTCCTTTCATGCCTTAACAATTTATTTACTGCATTCCATGCTGTAGAGGAGTCTTTGTTCCAAATGTTACGAAAAATATTTTCGTAACAGGTTGTCTTAGCTCGCCGTAGTTCTGCATTGAGCTTATATCTAACTTTCttattcagcgtttatttctgagaaactgAGTTCAAGTTAtttttgcatcacaatggcgggcgtGCTCAGGCAAAAAGTGAAAGCATTTCATTTGAGGGTCGCTTAGTATTCTGTGTTGATTACGTACGACGATGATAGCAAGAATACAGCATTATGAAACGAatggatttaaaaaaaatcgcTTGAAGCACCTTCGCAGTATAGCTGTTTGGGACGCAAATAAAGGACAGGCTGAAAAAAAGTTTTGTAGGTCAGTAGTAAAATGGATAGACCGTTCGCGTCTTGGCAACAATAAGGTTACTCCCGAGGGCAGAAAGTCTAGCGGACAAGTGGGACACTTGGCTCTCGCAGTGATGAAATCCTGCAAAGGGAGGGATGACGCTACGACGACACGCGACTGTgcgccaacaaataaagacaacttttaaagctaagctttttcgcctctttcttcgactttttcacttctgctgctgtcttgcacaccGCTTCGGGGAGTGTTTCAAAGCctgcatatacatggaaggagcgtggctgAGAGGAAagacgacgcgagaaactcgtttggacctttccaacGTGGTGCATGCGCACAGTGCCCCATGAAGCGCCCTGGGTGTCGATAATAGTATATTCCCAGCTGTAATTAGGCGTGACACCCTGCAAAAGTatcgcagaaactgcagcgcttacccttCTACTAACGTTCAAGTCCCGAGGAGAGGTAGCTAGAATGATATAGAGGGGGCAGACAATGGGTAGAACTGGAGCAGTCGCAATACGAGTGAATGTAAGACCCCTTACGTAATACCCGAAAGAGATCTTTAAGGCAATAAAACAAAACGAAGCGAAacgaataacagccttgccactcttcactcgcagttcccatacagggcGAAGGTCGGGACAGGAAAAAGAcaacatgagaaggcaaggaaacgctactactaatACAGGACAGCGGTTGCAGGCAAACGGGATAAATGTTAACTTCAAGGCACGatatgtttctgctatttctaaaaaataaacaccacgcaaatTTGCCTAGCGGACAGCTTACTCAGGgctgcagaagcagagccacattaaagcacaccgtagggtctaggcgacactacggagcGTTCACACATCAAATCAAAGCTTCTGTGCCATGGTAGCTTTGTGGATATATGGTATTGCTCGAAGTCGCTGGTTTTATCTCGACcctggcagccgcatttcgacgggtgcTAAATAAAGAATGCTCGTACATTTAggtttagggacacgttaaagaatacgacgatgtcaaaattaatccggagtccgccactatggcacGCCTCATAATACGATTGTCGTTTTGGCATGTACATCCCCAGAATTCAAATaatgtttaatacttctgccacgatgcgatgtgacATGTGATGCAATACGTATGCTCAGCCCTCTCATAGGGTCTGAAGTATGgagcacaacaacgcctcatgcAAACACCTCTCCTTGCGTTttctgtgcactacgcagacaaataGGAGTGGTGCGCGCaatgtaacgtttaacatcaactcaccactttcgtgttggactaaacgtggaagaaattacacattcgccatCAACATCAGCGCTAATTATCGTCGATCAAAGCAAAAAGCATAGAAAGCTTCGATTACATTGAGTTCTAGGATGCGCATAATTTTTTAGACTGCTAATTTATACGCTTAGAAATGTCCCTCATTACTGGAATAGTTTCATTTGAAGTAGGAAAAGGTGGTGGTCATGTCCCTGGTAAAATTAATTTAAACGACTTCAATCCCATCACCCTTGCATGATTGCCGGCTTCCGTGGGATCATAGTTGTCAAAATGGGCAACATTTGATAGTGAATTCAGGAAGTTGATGAACGGCATGAAGGCAGAAGCTCGCAATAGGTCTCGtgaaaataaaatgacttttgGATCAGTAAGGTCGGGGGACCGTGCTCTGGTTCCAACGTCTGCCAAGAATCTGCCACAATATTAACAGAAGCCGAGATAAAAGCGGACATCTTAGGAAAGGTGAAAGAGTGAAAATCTCAGGACAGCACCAACTTAACATAAACGATAAAGATAAAAAATCATAATATTCACAGGGTGACCAAATTTCGCGACAAATAAATTTGAACTTTAGTTGAGACCAGATGGTGGGacataaggcgagaatgtcgggaAGCGTTAAAGAGAGGTCCAGCAGGCCCTGTGGTCGACGCCAGCGGCCGGCAACTGTCGGGCGTTTGTACATactagcgagatgcctggtcgtcagtcgttacagtGTGAGACAAGGGTCAGAAATTTGGGACACGGACTCCATCAAATTTAATACTATGCACCCTACGCTGTCATTCATCGGTGGCTGGTACCGATTCTCACGTCATGAGAATGCAAACAAATTACCTCATGTGCTGAcagtcaccttcctcgaactgccgaCGTTCTCAATAATATCCTTGACATtggcacaactcttgaatacaagtaagtgtcAGAAGTTGTGCGCggggtctttgagtatgtgggtagcctttatgacgttcgatatctgctagtctacattACCGCTATATTATAAAGTGGAACGGCAgcatggtagacaatatggagaatAGCCAAGTTCCACATATATTAATGCACAATAAATTTAAATAGCAGTCTTcattcacgcacgtggataactgGGACAGGAGGCTACTTTGAGAACTAAATGCAAGTACACCATATGACATACCCCAAGGTGTACCTGGCCctgtggccagtaaatgtgacgtaatattgtgaGCAGTTTAAggcatagcatgctaacggacgacaacacagagacagtttgcatAATTCTTGTGTCTCCTGCCTCAAGGTGGAAAACCAACTAGTTCATGTGTCCATTTTAACACTTAAGCCCATCGTTTCCCGATTGGCAGCTACTGCGGTAGCAGATGAGTGCGGATAGCAAATTTCTGGGGAAATAGTTGGAGCACCTTAACGAAACCGATATGGTATgttatggtatggtaaaactttaatgaagtcctgcaggtcgtacgtcttcacgaagcgggccgctcccacgtgggaaccggaaggccgagcctctcggccgcatcgtgggcctgctggacggcccagagttggtcagccagaagagggctgtgGAGAACCGCCTCctatctggccgagctgttatcgatgacagagcgtgaccgggcacaccgtcAGAGCATGTGAtataacgtggctatttctccacaatcgcggcaggtagcattggtgtaagtatccggatagatatTGTGTAAGAGAGACGGATTGGGATACGTATTCGTtcgtagtagacggagcgttaatgcttgagctctattgagctgcGGATGAGGAAGTAAGTTCTACGGCGGAGATAGTAATGTTTAGTAAtatcgttgtaggtggagggtgtgcccctgttctctggggagtcggcttccgattggtcgagggtagcgcggtgggaaggttcacgcgcagccccgtgagccgactcatTATGGTTGGGAGGAGCAcactttatctgaccctgatgtgcgggaaaccattaaatgaagtggtgcgtgactgCCTTGCCCCCAAGAAGTCTGAGGACCTgcttggaaacggtgcctttctCAAATGCTCTGAATGCAgaccttgaatcactatagatgacatcccgtcaGCTATCCAGCCGGGCTAGTGCAATAGcgatttgttcagctatttcggagtccctcgtccgaaccgaggcagcattggttaTTCCTTGCGGACCATCGACAGTGACGGTGGTGAACGCCcaacgtcccttacaagaagcggtatccacaaagctgacctgtcgctgatcattgtgtatttgcctaaggaggttggccgtccttgccctccttctaccatgattatgatcggggtgcatgttcctagttATGgacgcgaccgtaatgttctcacgaatcgacggaggaacgcaagagaactcctccgctgctctatcggggtgatacccgagttcctgcaagatggttctccctgccttcgttgtagtgaggcgagttagctgtgcgcgctcctggggcTTTGCAATCTATTCcagagtattatgaatgccaagctgcattaagcgctctgtacaagtgtatacgggtaacccgagagcctgcttagtaatcttcctaagctgtgcattcaatttatcccgaTCTGCCCGTTTCTGTGCCACGtatgtaaagtggcacagaacgaaggcatgcattagtcgaatgaggttatcctccttgagtccatgatgccgatttgataccctccgaactaaacgaacagcactttcagttttagcaattagcttgcctaTAGTCTTGCCATGTGCacccctgactcaacgatcatgcccaagaccttgattgaatcgactctgggtaggcggcaaccgtttcttgtatgTAGGTTAATGTatctgtcttctaacgatgtccaccccttgtgtcttggaccgcgtttcttgggactatacagtaagagttccgacttcaagggggagcacatgagaccggtgggttcgagataggtttcgatagtgtctatggcctcctgtaaggctACCTCAACgtgaccgtcattgcctcctgtgcaccctatagttatatatttatatagttatatcgtcagcatacatgtgtgtttgatgccttcaatctcgagaagctttctcCTAAGGTtgaccatggctatattgaatgaACAGGGGGAAATCACGACTGCTGTGTGGTGCCCCTCTCaccaagttccagcagttgtggTTCGAGATCGGCCGCCCGGAGGGTAACActcctatccgagaggaacgatctaacatagttgtagaatctctcacccagattgagctGAGATATCGAGGCTAGAATATTCGAATGTAGAACGTTGTCGgaggccttctcaagatcaagtcccaaaacggcccgagtatcgctagagtcgttgtctatgatcTCATACTTAACCAGTTTCATAGTATCCTGTGTGGATATGCCTGctctgaatcctatcatactatgggggtaaatgtTATTCTCTTGGAACTGGGAGACTTTATTCAGGACCACGTGCTTCTCTACCTTAACCACATAGGATG
This region includes:
- the LOC140217395 gene encoding uncharacterized protein, translating into MFVNSWVDDVKAWPSVSSAHIVCYLIKSKACDLKEAETYKSLDSYNFVQSGWVGQVLCHNVNADLVYLKADVRPSQAINQKPWTAWACVRHTGQVITAGCSCMAGKARVCSHVGALLWKVDMAVASGMTGTSCTDQTAQWNRGTKRNVEPVLLEDMDFKLQKRTLDSENKAPKPTRKFHHFGNDVELMNHIGRKPFSDLFNIPGTLLHSTLNAAAWDPRATDLPSQPRHSHTDPLELPKGCDPCRVFYQKFVMLSNEGRASLEFATREQGCPLWRMARRLRITASNVKRVPKRESTDPSKAVSAL